From a region of the Sinorhizobium sp. B11 genome:
- the ruvB gene encoding Holliday junction branch migration DNA helicase RuvB, whose protein sequence is MTDARLIAPEKRGEDLDTTLRPQSLDEFTGQAEARANLKIFIEAAKNRGEALDHVLFVGPPGLGKTTLAQIMAKELGVNFRSTSGPVIAKAGDLAALLTNLEERDVLFIDEIHRLNPAVEEILYPAMEDFQLDLIIGEGPAARSVKIDLSKFTLVAATTRLGLLTTPLRDRFGIPVRLSFYTVEELELIVRRGARLMGLGMTDDGAREIARRARGTPRIAGRLLRRVRDFAEVAGAEAVTREIADEALTRLLVDNMGLDQLDKRYLNMIAVNFGGGPVGIETIAAGLSEPRDAIEDIIEPYMIQQGFIQRTPRGRVLTAIAWKHLGMQPPKDMEAAQFGLFREDD, encoded by the coding sequence ATGACTGATGCCCGCCTGATAGCGCCGGAAAAGCGTGGCGAAGACCTGGATACAACGCTGCGTCCGCAGTCTCTGGACGAGTTTACCGGCCAGGCGGAGGCACGCGCCAATCTCAAGATCTTCATCGAAGCGGCCAAAAACCGCGGCGAAGCGCTGGACCATGTTCTCTTCGTCGGCCCGCCCGGCCTCGGCAAGACGACACTGGCGCAGATCATGGCGAAGGAACTCGGCGTCAATTTCCGCTCGACCTCCGGCCCGGTTATCGCCAAGGCCGGCGACCTCGCCGCATTGCTGACCAATCTCGAAGAGCGTGACGTGCTCTTCATCGACGAAATCCATCGCCTCAACCCCGCGGTCGAGGAAATCCTTTATCCCGCGATGGAAGATTTCCAGCTCGACCTCATCATCGGCGAAGGCCCCGCCGCCCGCTCGGTCAAGATCGACCTGTCGAAATTCACGCTCGTTGCCGCCACCACTCGCCTTGGTCTGCTGACGACACCGCTGCGCGACCGTTTCGGCATACCTGTGCGTCTCTCCTTCTATACGGTGGAGGAGCTGGAACTGATTGTCCGCCGCGGCGCCCGTCTGATGGGCCTTGGCATGACCGATGACGGCGCCCGCGAAATCGCAAGGCGTGCGCGCGGGACACCGCGCATCGCCGGCCGCCTGCTCCGCCGCGTGCGCGACTTTGCCGAAGTCGCAGGGGCCGAAGCTGTCACCCGCGAGATCGCCGATGAGGCACTGACCCGCCTGCTGGTCGACAATATGGGTCTCGACCAGCTCGACAAGCGCTACCTCAACATGATCGCCGTCAATTTCGGCGGCGGCCCGGTCGGCATCGAAACCATTGCGGCCGGTCTCTCCGAGCCGCGTGATGCGATCGAGGACATCATCGAGCCCTACATGATCCAACAGGGTTTCATACAGCGCACGCCGCGTGGCCGCGTTCTGACCGCAATCGCGTGGAAACATCTCGGCATGCAGCCGCCAAAGGACATGGAGGCTGCGCAATTCGGGCTGTTCCGGGAGGACGATTGA
- the ruvC gene encoding crossover junction endodeoxyribonuclease RuvC, whose product MQNTIRIIGIDPGLRRTGWGIIDTLGNSLRFVASGTVTSDGDMDLASRLCQLHDGLADVVHSYKPEEAAVEQTFVNKDAVATLKLGQARGIAMLVPARAGLPVSEYAPNAVKKTVIGVGHGEKQQIHMMLKILMPKAEFKGNDAADALAIAICHAHHRGANRMRQAVASASATHP is encoded by the coding sequence ATGCAAAACACGATTCGCATCATCGGTATTGATCCCGGTCTTCGCCGCACCGGATGGGGCATCATCGATACGCTCGGCAATTCGCTGCGCTTCGTTGCCTCGGGAACCGTCACCTCGGATGGCGACATGGACCTGGCTTCGCGGCTCTGCCAGCTGCATGATGGGCTTGCCGACGTTGTCCATTCCTACAAGCCGGAAGAGGCTGCCGTCGAACAGACCTTCGTCAACAAGGACGCCGTCGCCACGCTGAAGCTCGGCCAGGCACGTGGCATCGCCATGCTGGTGCCGGCCCGTGCCGGTCTGCCGGTGTCGGAATATGCGCCGAACGCCGTCAAGAAGACCGTCATCGGCGTCGGTCACGGCGAGAAGCAGCAGATCCACATGATGCTGAAGATCTTGATGCCGAAGGCCGAATTCAAGGGCAATGACGCCGCCGACGCATTGGCGATTGCGATCTGCCATGCCCATCACCGCGGTGCAAACCGCATGCGCCAGGCGGTCGCCAGCGCTTCTGCAACTCATCCCTGA
- a CDS encoding metallophosphoesterase translates to MISRRGFLKLMGGGVASLMALGGYAFAYEPLARPAISRYTLTPPGWTPGLKLRLVALADLHACEPWMSAARIASICAHANELGGDITLLLGDYAAGMNMVTRYVHSSEWSKALATLKAPLGVHAIMGNHDWWEDRTAQKNGGGDTFGHRALADAGIPVYSNRAARLEKEGHAFWLAGLEDQLALLPGRKWGRSRMQGLDDLDGTLAQISDNAPVILLAHEPDIFPRVPDRVSLTLSGHTHGGQIRLLGYSPVVPSRYGDRYAYGHIVEDGRNIIVSGGLGCSVAPVRFGIPPEIVVIDLG, encoded by the coding sequence TTGATCAGCCGGCGCGGCTTTCTCAAACTGATGGGTGGCGGCGTCGCCAGCCTCATGGCACTCGGCGGATATGCATTCGCCTATGAACCGCTGGCCCGGCCGGCGATTTCCCGTTATACGCTTACCCCGCCAGGATGGACGCCGGGCCTAAAGCTGCGGCTCGTCGCGCTTGCCGATCTCCATGCCTGCGAACCCTGGATGTCTGCCGCCCGCATCGCGTCGATTTGCGCCCATGCTAACGAGCTTGGCGGCGATATCACGCTCCTGCTCGGTGACTACGCGGCTGGCATGAACATGGTGACGCGCTACGTCCATTCCAGTGAGTGGTCGAAGGCGCTGGCTACGCTCAAGGCCCCGCTCGGCGTGCATGCGATCATGGGCAACCACGATTGGTGGGAAGACAGGACCGCGCAGAAGAATGGCGGAGGCGATACGTTCGGACATAGAGCACTGGCCGACGCAGGCATCCCCGTCTACAGCAATCGTGCCGCCAGGCTGGAAAAGGAAGGGCACGCCTTCTGGCTGGCGGGTCTGGAGGATCAACTGGCGCTCCTGCCTGGCAGGAAATGGGGCCGCAGCCGGATGCAGGGGCTCGACGATCTCGACGGAACGCTCGCACAGATTTCCGACAACGCGCCCGTTATCCTGCTGGCCCACGAGCCCGACATATTTCCACGTGTGCCCGACCGGGTATCGCTCACTCTGTCTGGCCACACGCATGGAGGGCAGATCCGTCTTCTTGGTTATTCACCGGTCGTGCCCTCACGTTACGGCGATCGTTATGCCTATGGCCATATTGTGGAGGATGGTCGAAACATCATCGTTTCCGGCGGGCTCGGCTGCTCCGTTGCGCCGGTGCGCTTCGGCATTCCGCCGGAGATAGTGGTCATTGACCTCGGATAA
- a CDS encoding DinB family protein, whose amino-acid sequence MSSFDPCRMFRKLAYNNALANSRLLAACATLEPGEFEATRTSFFPSIKSTLNHTLTVDWFYVDGLEGGTLGLRAFDIEEPFDDLPSLSTEQAKVDRRLVAICEGLTPERLASTVELQRDGRVQRERMEDVLSHLFQHQTHHRGQVHAMLAGSSVAPPQLDEFIVDDDARFRGGEVAALGWSEQMLMR is encoded by the coding sequence ATGTCGAGTTTCGACCCCTGCCGCATGTTTCGAAAGCTCGCCTACAACAATGCCCTGGCAAACAGCCGGCTTCTTGCAGCCTGCGCGACCCTTGAACCCGGCGAATTCGAAGCCACGCGCACAAGCTTTTTCCCGTCGATCAAATCGACGCTGAACCACACGCTCACAGTCGACTGGTTCTATGTCGATGGGCTGGAAGGGGGAACCCTCGGCCTTCGCGCCTTCGACATTGAAGAACCCTTCGATGACCTGCCATCGCTCTCCACAGAGCAGGCGAAGGTAGACCGGCGCCTTGTTGCAATCTGCGAAGGGCTGACACCCGAGAGGCTTGCCTCGACGGTGGAGCTTCAGCGCGACGGACGCGTTCAGCGAGAACGCATGGAGGATGTGCTGAGCCACCTCTTTCAACATCAGACGCACCATCGCGGACAGGTACATGCCATGCTGGCAGGCAGCAGCGTCGCTCCGCCGCAGCTCGACGAATTCATCGTCGACGACGACGCGAGGTTCCGGGGCGGCGAAGTTGCCGCCCTCGGCTGGAGTGAACAGATGCTGATGCGTTAG
- a CDS encoding NUDIX hydrolase has protein sequence MAKRTVVRLNAGSQRFNYRIAGLGFRDGHVLVHRAVHEPFWTFPGGRAEIGETSEETLKREMMEELGVEVTVGRLLWTVENFFHYEGRDWHELGFYYLMEIPREFPFRTHEIIHRVEDGDNHLEFKWVPATFQGLTALDIPPYFIAGEIENLPASPRHLVWRDGDLDDKD, from the coding sequence ATGGCCAAGAGAACTGTCGTTCGCCTCAATGCAGGCAGCCAGCGCTTCAACTACCGGATCGCTGGGCTCGGATTTCGCGATGGACACGTCCTTGTCCATCGCGCCGTTCACGAACCTTTCTGGACCTTTCCCGGCGGCCGCGCCGAGATCGGAGAAACCTCTGAGGAAACGCTGAAGCGGGAGATGATGGAGGAACTCGGCGTCGAAGTGACCGTCGGTCGTCTCCTCTGGACCGTCGAGAATTTCTTCCATTACGAGGGCCGTGACTGGCATGAGCTCGGATTCTACTATCTCATGGAAATCCCGCGGGAATTTCCCTTCCGTACGCATGAGATTATTCATCGGGTGGAGGATGGCGACAATCATCTGGAATTCAAATGGGTGCCCGCAACGTTCCAAGGTCTGACCGCGCTCGATATTCCGCCCTATTTCATCGCGGGCGAGATCGAAAACCTGCCCGCCTCGCCTCGTCATCTGGTGTGGCGCGACGGCGATCTCGATGACAAGGATTAG
- a CDS encoding virulence factor family protein: MMKKYLFAAACVSMFAAAPSYAADETTQSFETGLIPSPHIFLPQGEVKGAVFLISDAAGWGDSEKTEADRLVSQGSVVIGVDFPSYMEALNRYDVSLNDGCIYTVSDIESLSQQVQRAAGNSPYHLPIVAGIGEGGALALAIAAQTPDATIGQTFVVDPHAGIPLSKELCTPAQKKVVGDRSVYGLTDGSLPDPIIATFTPAADKDGRAHVEDLKKAHDAIEIRDSTDDAQTVFADTLDDLVTASGAFDNPLGLPLAVLEAKPNLDTMAVIYSGDGGWRDIDKEVGGMLQKEGIPVVGIDSLRYFWTERKPQETADDLSRIIEFYRKQWKVKHVLLIGYSFGADIVPATYQLLKPEEKRAVAQISLLSLSHQVDYVISVMGWLGQKTEGAGGDPIKDLKGANPKLVQCIYGKDDDDDVACPAVKDVGGEVIELPGDHHFDENYDLLTKTIIDGLKARLKG; this comes from the coding sequence ATGATGAAAAAATACCTGTTTGCTGCGGCGTGCGTCAGCATGTTCGCGGCCGCACCGTCTTATGCTGCGGACGAGACCACCCAGAGCTTCGAGACGGGGCTTATTCCTTCGCCGCATATCTTCCTGCCGCAGGGCGAAGTAAAGGGCGCGGTCTTTCTGATTTCCGATGCCGCCGGCTGGGGTGACAGTGAAAAGACTGAGGCAGACCGTTTGGTTTCGCAGGGTTCCGTCGTCATCGGCGTCGATTTCCCGTCCTATATGGAAGCGCTGAACCGCTACGACGTCAGCCTTAACGACGGCTGCATCTACACGGTTTCCGATATTGAATCGCTTAGCCAGCAGGTACAACGCGCCGCAGGCAACAGCCCCTATCACCTGCCGATCGTCGCCGGCATTGGCGAGGGCGGTGCGCTGGCGCTCGCCATTGCCGCACAGACGCCCGATGCAACGATCGGCCAGACATTTGTCGTCGACCCGCATGCCGGCATTCCGTTGAGCAAGGAACTCTGCACACCGGCCCAGAAAAAGGTCGTCGGTGACCGCAGCGTCTATGGACTGACCGATGGTAGCCTGCCGGATCCGATCATCGCCACGTTCACGCCTGCTGCCGACAAGGATGGCCGTGCTCATGTGGAGGATCTGAAAAAGGCGCATGATGCGATCGAAATCCGTGACTCCACTGACGATGCACAAACCGTCTTTGCCGATACGCTCGATGATCTGGTGACGGCTTCGGGTGCCTTCGACAATCCGCTCGGCCTGCCGCTTGCGGTTCTCGAGGCCAAGCCGAACCTTGATACGATGGCCGTTATCTATTCCGGCGACGGCGGTTGGCGTGACATCGACAAGGAAGTCGGGGGGATGCTTCAGAAAGAGGGTATTCCCGTCGTCGGCATCGACTCGCTGCGCTATTTCTGGACCGAGCGTAAACCGCAGGAAACGGCCGACGATCTCTCGCGCATCATCGAATTCTACCGCAAGCAATGGAAGGTCAAGCACGTCCTGCTGATCGGCTATTCCTTCGGCGCGGATATCGTGCCAGCCACTTATCAGCTTCTGAAACCCGAGGAGAAGAGGGCGGTAGCGCAGATTTCGCTTCTGTCTCTGTCGCACCAGGTCGATTACGTCATTTCCGTCATGGGCTGGCTCGGCCAGAAGACCGAAGGGGCCGGCGGCGATCCCATCAAGGATCTCAAGGGCGCCAATCCGAAACTCGTCCAATGCATCTACGGCAAGGATGACGACGATGATGTGGCCTGCCCGGCTGTCAAGGATGTCGGCGGCGAGGTGATCGAGCTGCCTGGCGATCATCACTTTGACGAAAATTACGATCTTCTGACCAAGACGATCATCGATGGCCTGAAGGCGCGCCTCAAGGGCTAA
- the ruvA gene encoding Holliday junction branch migration protein RuvA, which yields MIGKLKGTIDEIGDDYVLVDVHGVCYVAFCSARTLSKLGSVGEACVLFIETYVREDQLKLFGFQTQLEREWFNLLQSVQGVGAKVALAVLSTLTPPELANAIALQDKTAVSRAQGVGPKVAIRIVTELKNKAPAFAGEAINIGLKQEIGEGVAAAPVADAVSALTNLGYSRDQAANAVAAAMKTAGEDADSAKLIRLGLRELSR from the coding sequence ATGATCGGCAAGCTGAAGGGCACCATAGACGAGATCGGCGATGACTATGTGCTCGTCGATGTGCACGGCGTCTGTTACGTCGCCTTTTGCTCGGCACGCACGCTCTCGAAACTCGGCTCCGTCGGAGAGGCCTGCGTGCTTTTTATCGAGACCTATGTACGTGAAGATCAGTTGAAGCTCTTCGGCTTCCAGACCCAGCTCGAACGCGAATGGTTCAACCTGCTCCAGAGCGTGCAGGGCGTCGGCGCGAAAGTGGCGCTCGCCGTACTTTCGACGCTCACGCCGCCAGAGCTTGCCAATGCCATAGCCCTGCAGGACAAGACCGCCGTTTCGCGTGCTCAGGGCGTCGGACCCAAGGTCGCGATCCGCATCGTCACCGAACTCAAGAACAAGGCGCCCGCCTTTGCCGGCGAGGCGATCAATATCGGTCTCAAGCAGGAGATCGGCGAAGGCGTGGCCGCAGCCCCCGTTGCCGATGCCGTTTCGGCCCTGACCAATCTTGGCTATTCCCGTGATCAGGCAGCCAATGCGGTTGCCGCCGCCATGAAGACGGCCGGAGAGGATGCCGATAGCGCCAAGCTGATCCGCCTCGGCCTGCGGGAACTCTCCCGCTGA
- a CDS encoding N-acetyltransferase translates to MLIRLEKLEDADAIHELTWVAFEPMPYSNNTEAQIIRDLRASSDLTLSLVAEEGGQIIGHVAFSPITIGDIKDGWYGLGPISVKPERQRQGIGRELILKGLDLLRERHAAGCALIGNPAVYRGVGFESDGRLTYGDLDTRYVQRIVFRGSPPSGALKFSPAFGE, encoded by the coding sequence ATGCTGATCCGGCTTGAAAAACTCGAGGATGCGGATGCCATTCATGAGCTGACCTGGGTGGCGTTCGAACCGATGCCCTACAGCAATAATACCGAAGCGCAAATCATACGGGATCTTCGTGCATCGAGTGATCTCACATTATCTCTCGTCGCCGAAGAAGGCGGGCAGATCATCGGCCACGTCGCCTTCTCGCCGATCACAATCGGTGACATCAAGGACGGATGGTATGGGCTCGGGCCGATTTCGGTAAAGCCGGAGCGGCAGCGGCAGGGGATTGGCAGAGAGTTGATCCTGAAAGGGCTCGATCTCCTGAGAGAGCGTCATGCAGCAGGCTGCGCGCTGATCGGCAATCCTGCAGTCTATCGGGGGGTCGGTTTCGAGAGCGATGGAAGGTTGACCTATGGCGATCTTGATACGCGCTACGTCCAGCGGATCGTCTTCAGGGGATCGCCACCATCAGGTGCGCTGAAATTCTCTCCGGCTTTCGGCGAATGA
- a CDS encoding methyl-accepting chemotaxis protein, whose translation MAQRFQSLSFKVIATFILLTTLSVAVINILAYFASSRVSDEQALKAKESVLIFRGDMLQDQLVQLENQATSIARIEALQMAITSLKSGWKTIEKSSGDARGELKKVFITNNPNPADQREKLTKPEGPSGFYYSNHEKTQSEVARDLADTAFSDLLIVDLDGTVLYSYKKNDDFAENLKSDAWKSTGAGIAYARAIENTAKATDDSAPTAFSGLRVDAVSGKSAIFYAVPIVKLGQAKGLMLFKVRDDVVTGILAKGIVSGSTAQAAIISADGSAVGLNASGRLATLDTAPFTFIKDALASSVMTVADFDRTDGTARAYVRGVDYRGDRFLVVESVLLSELNAGSIEIATLLTWIGIGVLVVMAIATGLITNLLFSPLARLAGVTSEVADGKLEVEIGSQSRKDEIGTMAKALARFKQSLIEGRQLEAASEQTRMRAESERQQNLAQREAEARSLQGVVTALDEGLHHLASGDLAYQIETRFPSELESLRVNFNEALATLNETMTAIGGNSMAVRAGSEEMRTGADELAGRTERQASSITETANAISAITQSVRVQIERAEQAARIARDAKKETVGSSQIMRETIAAMEAIQASSRQINTIISVIDDIAFQTNLLALNAGVEAARAGESGKGFAVVAMEVRELAQRSSSAAKEISSLLQKSTHEVESGVALVERAGVALAGIGGHVESIDGQINEIMESTREEADTLRQINSSVAELDSMTQQNAAMVEETTAAIHRLATEAVEMDRQLGNFTLGEGYQQHGTDMHLQRKRA comes from the coding sequence ATGGCTCAGAGATTTCAGTCCCTGTCCTTCAAGGTGATAGCCACCTTCATCCTGCTGACCACGCTTTCGGTCGCTGTGATCAATATCCTCGCCTATTTCGCCAGCAGCCGCGTTTCCGACGAGCAGGCGCTGAAGGCCAAGGAGAGCGTACTGATTTTCCGCGGCGATATGCTGCAGGATCAGCTTGTGCAGCTCGAGAACCAGGCGACCTCCATTGCGCGCATCGAAGCGCTGCAGATGGCGATCACTAGCCTGAAGAGCGGCTGGAAGACGATCGAGAAAAGCTCGGGCGATGCCCGCGGGGAGCTGAAGAAAGTCTTTATCACCAACAACCCGAACCCGGCCGACCAGCGCGAAAAGCTTACCAAGCCGGAGGGGCCGAGCGGTTTCTATTATTCGAACCATGAAAAGACGCAGAGCGAAGTGGCGCGCGATCTCGCCGACACGGCGTTCAGCGACCTCCTGATCGTCGATCTCGATGGTACTGTGCTCTATTCCTACAAGAAGAATGACGATTTTGCGGAAAACCTGAAGTCGGATGCCTGGAAGTCGACCGGTGCAGGTATCGCCTATGCCAGGGCGATCGAGAATACCGCAAAGGCCACCGATGATTCTGCGCCGACGGCCTTCTCCGGTCTGCGCGTCGACGCAGTAAGCGGCAAGTCGGCGATCTTCTATGCGGTGCCGATCGTCAAGCTCGGCCAGGCGAAGGGATTGATGCTCTTCAAGGTACGCGACGATGTCGTCACTGGCATCCTCGCGAAGGGTATCGTGTCAGGCAGTACGGCGCAGGCGGCGATCATTTCGGCTGACGGTTCGGCCGTTGGTCTCAATGCATCCGGCCGGCTAGCGACGCTCGATACCGCGCCGTTCACCTTCATCAAGGATGCGCTTGCGAGCTCGGTTATGACAGTCGCAGACTTCGATCGCACCGATGGAACAGCACGCGCCTATGTGCGCGGCGTCGACTATCGCGGCGATCGTTTCCTCGTCGTCGAAAGCGTGCTGCTCAGCGAATTGAACGCTGGCTCGATCGAGATCGCCACGCTGCTGACCTGGATCGGCATCGGCGTTCTCGTTGTCATGGCTATTGCCACGGGGCTCATCACCAACTTGCTGTTCTCACCACTTGCCCGTCTTGCCGGCGTGACCAGCGAGGTCGCTGACGGCAAGCTCGAAGTCGAGATTGGCAGCCAGAGCCGCAAGGACGAGATCGGCACGATGGCGAAGGCGCTTGCTCGTTTCAAGCAGTCGCTGATCGAAGGCCGCCAGCTCGAAGCTGCGAGCGAGCAAACGCGCATGCGGGCCGAAAGCGAGCGCCAACAGAATCTGGCCCAGCGCGAGGCGGAGGCCCGCAGTCTGCAGGGTGTCGTCACGGCACTCGACGAGGGGCTTCATCATCTGGCAAGCGGCGATCTCGCCTACCAGATCGAAACCCGCTTCCCGAGCGAGCTCGAAAGCCTGCGCGTGAACTTCAACGAGGCGCTAGCGACACTCAACGAAACGATGACGGCGATCGGCGGCAATTCCATGGCCGTCCGTGCCGGCTCCGAAGAGATGCGCACCGGGGCCGATGAACTGGCCGGTCGCACGGAGCGTCAGGCAAGCTCGATCACCGAGACGGCAAACGCGATCAGCGCCATCACACAGTCTGTGCGCGTGCAGATCGAGCGCGCCGAGCAGGCGGCGCGCATCGCCCGCGACGCCAAGAAGGAGACGGTCGGCTCCAGCCAGATCATGCGCGAGACGATTGCGGCGATGGAAGCGATCCAGGCGTCGTCTCGGCAGATCAACACCATCATTTCCGTCATCGACGATATTGCCTTCCAGACCAATCTGCTGGCACTGAATGCCGGCGTCGAGGCGGCGCGCGCCGGCGAAAGCGGCAAGGGTTTTGCGGTCGTCGCCATGGAAGTACGCGAGTTGGCGCAACGCTCTTCGAGCGCTGCCAAGGAAATCTCCAGCCTGTTGCAAAAATCCACGCATGAGGTTGAAAGCGGTGTGGCGCTCGTCGAGAGGGCCGGCGTTGCGCTCGCGGGCATCGGTGGTCATGTCGAATCGATCGACGGCCAGATCAACGAAATCATGGAATCCACTCGTGAAGAGGCCGATACCCTACGGCAGATCAACAGTTCGGTCGCCGAGCTCGATTCCATGACCCAGCAGAATGCGGCGATGGTCGAGGAGACAACGGCTGCTATCCATCGCCTGGCTACCGAGGCCGTGGAGATGGACCGCCAGCTCGGCAACTTTACGCTTGGCGAAGGATATCAGCAGCACGGCACCGACATGCATCTGCAGCGCAAGCGGGCCTGA